From one Campylobacter concisus genomic stretch:
- a CDS encoding glycosyltransferase family 2 protein, whose amino-acid sequence MKTLFLIPFYNHPEKIKALCEALARYNLHILIVDDGSNKVSKKALENLSEFGVEILTRTQNGGKGAALKDGFRHAVQNGYTHAFQIDADFQHDISEVAEFLELSRKYPHDMIMADPIYGEDAPKSRFYGRKITNFWVKVNTFSTDIKDAMCGFRIYPLKELESAIAHSGSNRMEFDMEILVNAVRAGIGLRWIPLKVRYEKGGVSHFKMLKDNVLISLIHAKYFFSLVPFLLGKAFKGQKYAWWQKGERSNEFFLRVSLFLTKNLPIFLIKPIVMIVVYFYYIFSKIERKNIREFLQNVEKFSGKKPATGVFGNFYEFGIAICDKFRIWQNGVLENELDIDELMWIKEEFEASKRGRILLTSHLGNVEICKTLSLKSPSFRMIILVYSKGNENFYKILEQISKGQIRLISVENLDAAAMLELKEAVENGVNIGIMGDRTPVNGDKFVEVSFLGKMAKFNYGPYLLAGILGVKMSTLWCVKNGDKFSIELSDIADEIKLGRDRKAIVMPYVQSYVKQLEDHACKNPSQWFNFFDFWR is encoded by the coding sequence ATGAAGACGCTCTTTCTCATACCATTTTACAATCATCCAGAAAAGATCAAAGCTCTTTGTGAGGCGCTTGCAAGATATAATCTACACATTTTAATAGTTGATGACGGTTCAAACAAGGTTTCAAAAAAAGCCTTGGAAAATTTAAGCGAATTTGGTGTAGAAATTTTGACAAGAACCCAAAATGGTGGCAAGGGCGCTGCGCTAAAAGATGGCTTTAGACACGCTGTGCAAAATGGCTACACGCATGCATTTCAGATCGACGCTGACTTTCAGCACGACATAAGCGAAGTGGCTGAGTTTTTAGAGCTTAGCAGAAAGTATCCACACGATATGATAATGGCTGATCCGATTTATGGCGAGGACGCACCAAAGTCGAGATTTTATGGTAGAAAGATCACAAATTTTTGGGTCAAGGTAAACACATTTAGCACCGACATAAAAGATGCGATGTGTGGCTTTAGAATTTATCCGCTAAAAGAGCTTGAGAGCGCGATCGCTCATAGTGGTTCAAATAGGATGGAATTTGATATGGAAATCCTTGTAAATGCTGTGAGAGCAGGCATTGGACTAAGATGGATACCATTAAAAGTAAGATATGAAAAAGGTGGCGTTTCGCACTTTAAAATGCTAAAAGATAATGTGTTAATAAGCCTTATACATGCAAAATATTTTTTTAGTTTGGTTCCATTTTTGCTAGGTAAAGCCTTTAAAGGACAAAAATATGCATGGTGGCAAAAAGGCGAAAGATCAAATGAATTTTTCTTAAGGGTAAGCTTATTCTTAACTAAGAATTTGCCTATTTTTCTTATAAAACCTATCGTTATGATCGTCGTTTATTTTTATTATATTTTTTCAAAAATAGAGAGAAAAAATATAAGAGAATTTTTGCAAAATGTAGAGAAATTTAGTGGTAAAAAGCCGGCTACTGGTGTTTTTGGAAATTTTTATGAATTTGGTATTGCGATTTGCGATAAATTTCGCATCTGGCAAAATGGTGTGCTCGAAAATGAGCTAGATATTGACGAACTTATGTGGATAAAAGAAGAGTTTGAGGCATCAAAGCGTGGTAGGATCTTGCTAACAAGCCATCTAGGAAATGTAGAAATTTGCAAGACACTTTCGCTTAAATCGCCAAGTTTTCGTATGATCATCTTGGTTTATAGCAAGGGAAATGAAAATTTTTATAAAATTTTAGAGCAGATAAGTAAGGGGCAGATTAGATTAATAAGCGTAGAAAACCTCGATGCAGCAGCTATGCTTGAGCTAAAAGAGGCGGTAGAAAACGGCGTAAATATCGGCATAATGGGCGATAGAACTCCGGTAAATGGCGATAAATTTGTTGAGGTTAGCTTTCTTGGCAAGATGGCTAAATTTAACTATGGCCCATACTTACTAGCTGGCATTTTGGGTGTAAAAATGAGCACGCTTTGGTGCGTAAAAAATGGCGATAAATTTAGCATCGAGCTAAGCGATATCGCAGATGAGATAAAACTAGGTCGTGACCGCAAGGCAATCGTCATGCCATACGTGCAAAGCTATGTAAAACAGCTCGAGGATCACGCTTGCAAGAACCCATCGCAGTGGTTTAATTTTTTTGATTTTTGGAGATGA
- a CDS encoding AMP-binding protein: MEFENSLKEFKFVNIDKNLYSQVGIFGANLKEYGVSEIEIHLSETFDFCVAFFGALAIGVRPILLAKPIFSSDKFNINDENFKNFLTPVRNMEPKFNLNSTFFLQTSGSTGNSKNIPKRLGAMIEEGLFLKEELGFNESDTFFSSVSHQHMFGLTFKVFLPIISGAKAVSKELNYPEAIFELDLSNLSFVTSPVLLQTLVSSPRAAEISGLKNIICAGSALKSELRASIAKLSSARIIDIYGSTETGVVARNLGEELLLFSKVKAALNEDEALNVSSPWCEFFQTSDWAEIKGNRLTLKGRIDRIVKLNDKRVNLISIENKMLESGLLKDCYCDTHPKFKRLAALLELSEEGVKLFRNSGKKGVVARLNELLRPEFKNSVRYFKIVSSLCKNAQGKFLKANFKELLEKSEELSWEKSSEEGVYKFKTKLSLALSIFMEHFPNLPLLPGFVQLDFVFKFARELGAEIGDQCVVENLKFLKFVRPNDELCIEISQKDGKVYFEIFCNGTRSSVGRIKLGL; the protein is encoded by the coding sequence ATGGAGTTTGAAAATAGTCTAAAAGAGTTTAAATTTGTTAATATTGATAAAAATTTATACTCACAAGTTGGTATTTTTGGGGCAAATTTAAAAGAGTATGGCGTGAGTGAGATAGAGATCCATCTAAGTGAAACTTTTGACTTTTGTGTCGCCTTTTTTGGAGCACTTGCGATCGGTGTGAGACCGATTTTGCTTGCAAAGCCTATTTTTAGTAGTGATAAATTTAATATCAATGATGAAAATTTCAAGAATTTTTTGACTCCAGTCAGAAATATGGAGCCAAAATTTAATCTAAATTCTACTTTTTTTCTTCAGACTTCGGGCTCGACTGGAAATAGCAAAAATATCCCAAAAAGACTTGGTGCGATGATAGAAGAAGGGCTATTTTTAAAAGAAGAACTTGGATTTAATGAAAGCGATACATTTTTTTCAAGCGTTTCGCATCAGCATATGTTTGGCCTTACTTTTAAGGTATTTTTACCCATCATCTCTGGTGCAAAGGCCGTTAGCAAGGAGCTAAATTATCCAGAGGCGATCTTTGAGCTTGATCTTTCAAATTTAAGCTTTGTAACAAGCCCAGTTTTGCTTCAAACGCTAGTTTCTAGCCCAAGAGCAGCTGAAATTTCAGGGCTAAAAAACATCATCTGTGCCGGCTCAGCTCTAAAGAGTGAGCTAAGAGCTAGTATAGCAAAACTAAGCAGCGCGCGCATCATCGACATCTATGGCAGCACCGAAACTGGTGTAGTAGCTAGAAATTTAGGCGAAGAGCTTTTACTTTTTAGCAAGGTAAAAGCTGCTTTAAACGAGGACGAGGCGTTAAATGTGAGCTCGCCTTGGTGCGAGTTTTTTCAAACTAGCGACTGGGCGGAGATAAAGGGCAACAGACTCACGCTAAAGGGTAGGATCGATAGGATAGTCAAGCTAAATGACAAAAGGGTCAATCTAATAAGCATCGAAAATAAGATGCTTGAAAGCGGTCTTTTAAAAGACTGCTACTGCGATACGCATCCAAAATTTAAGCGCCTAGCCGCACTTTTAGAGCTTAGTGAAGAGGGCGTGAAGCTCTTTAGAAATAGCGGTAAAAAGGGCGTTGTAGCAAGGCTAAATGAGCTTTTAAGGCCTGAGTTTAAAAATAGTGTTAGGTATTTTAAAATCGTTAGCTCACTTTGTAAAAACGCGCAAGGGAAATTTCTAAAGGCAAATTTTAAAGAGCTTTTAGAAAAGAGTGAGGAGCTTTCTTGGGAGAAAAGTAGCGAGGAGGGCGTTTATAAATTTAAGACAAAGCTTAGCCTAGCACTTAGTATTTTTATGGAGCATTTTCCAAATTTACCACTGCTACCTGGCTTTGTGCAGCTTGATTTTGTATTTAAATTTGCAAGAGAGCTTGGCGCAGAAATAGGCGATCAGTGTGTGGTGGAGAATTTGAAATTTTTAAAATTTGTAAGGCCAAATGACGAGCTTTGTATAGAAATTTCGCAAAAAGATGGGAAGGTTTACTTTGAGATATTTTGTAATGGCACTAGAAGCAGCGTTGGCAGGATAAAGCTGGGCTTATGA